The proteins below are encoded in one region of Pirellulales bacterium:
- a CDS encoding M56 family metallopeptidase produces MFDPVLRHWWVWIVAASWQLALLVALVAALTWLLRSASPRLRHALWLLVLAKVFLPPGLATPVSVGRWGVGPLRDAIGLPAWDVQGRSPLPDLAESSGSLENKSRSAPKFQQGPRITGHARSSLPLLFGLWAAGCLLFWAFVVGRYARLVRAVRSFPTVDEGPLRIALERIAIDLGLRRVPDVVAADMVTSPFLFGVIRPTIVLPQGLLARWTDVELRAVLAHELVHWQRGDTWLGWLQTIAQGLFWFHPFLWWANGQLRHQRECACDEAVLRREGIAPEPYGEAIVRMLTMLRGRSLVSGSLVGIFEVGTNLQHRLEEIMNYHPLKRRFGWPSRLAIVATAVLLLPMAPGAGDRPAAIAQEAAAPADNAKPKDAHPRMVKSSPPQGATGVDPALKEISVTFDRDMEQGMSWTGGPPLFPPVDKSRQARWADKRTCVLPVKLEAGAFYRLGINSSSHQNFRRKGGAAAAAAAIYFSTKGATEEVERRVRVPAIVSLDPPNGSNDVEPTTASLRVTFSVPMGEGMSWTGGGAEFPKIPVGKTASWSDDGLTCTLPVSLEPEHGYQLGLNSVSHNNFQSKWGVPLEAVVYKFQTGAAAH; encoded by the coding sequence ATGTTCGATCCTGTTCTGCGGCACTGGTGGGTATGGATCGTGGCGGCGAGTTGGCAGTTGGCCCTGCTGGTCGCGTTGGTTGCCGCCTTGACGTGGCTGCTGCGATCGGCGTCGCCGCGGCTGCGCCACGCGCTCTGGCTGCTGGTGCTGGCCAAGGTCTTTTTGCCGCCCGGTCTGGCGACGCCCGTGAGCGTCGGGCGGTGGGGCGTCGGCCCGTTGCGCGACGCAATCGGCCTCCCTGCTTGGGACGTCCAAGGGCGCTCGCCGTTGCCCGACCTCGCGGAGTCGAGTGGCTCGCTCGAAAACAAATCTCGAAGCGCGCCGAAGTTCCAGCAAGGCCCGCGCATTACCGGCCATGCTCGCTCGTCGCTGCCTCTGCTGTTTGGCTTATGGGCCGCGGGTTGCCTGTTGTTCTGGGCCTTCGTCGTGGGCCGGTACGCGCGGCTCGTCCGCGCCGTGCGAAGTTTTCCGACCGTCGATGAAGGCCCGTTGCGGATTGCTTTGGAGCGAATAGCGATCGATCTTGGCCTGCGGCGGGTTCCCGACGTTGTGGCGGCCGACATGGTGACGAGTCCCTTCCTGTTCGGCGTCATCCGCCCAACGATCGTCTTGCCGCAAGGGCTGCTCGCCCGATGGACCGACGTGGAGTTGCGGGCGGTACTGGCCCACGAACTGGTGCATTGGCAGCGCGGCGACACGTGGCTGGGCTGGTTGCAAACGATCGCCCAGGGCCTGTTTTGGTTTCATCCCTTTCTGTGGTGGGCCAACGGCCAGCTTCGGCACCAGCGCGAGTGCGCGTGCGACGAAGCCGTGCTGCGGCGGGAAGGGATTGCCCCGGAACCATACGGCGAAGCGATCGTCCGTATGTTGACGATGTTACGCGGGCGATCGCTTGTGTCGGGCAGCTTGGTGGGAATTTTCGAAGTGGGCACAAACCTGCAACACCGATTGGAGGAGATCATGAACTACCATCCGCTGAAACGCCGCTTTGGTTGGCCGAGCCGTCTGGCGATCGTTGCCACCGCCGTTTTGCTGCTGCCGATGGCGCCCGGCGCCGGCGACCGTCCGGCTGCGATCGCTCAGGAAGCCGCCGCGCCGGCCGACAACGCGAAGCCCAAGGATGCCCATCCGCGCATGGTGAAGTCATCTCCGCCGCAGGGCGCGACGGGAGTCGATCCCGCGTTGAAGGAGATTTCCGTCACTTTTGATCGAGACATGGAGCAAGGCATGAGCTGGACCGGCGGACCGCCGCTGTTTCCACCGGTTGACAAGAGCCGGCAAGCCCGCTGGGCCGACAAACGAACGTGCGTCTTGCCGGTCAAGCTGGAAGCAGGCGCCTTCTATCGTTTGGGCATCAATTCTTCCAGTCATCAGAACTTCCGCCGCAAAGGGGGCGCGGCGGCCGCGGCGGCGGCCATCTACTTCAGCACGAAAGGCGCGACGGAGGAGGTCGAGCGGCGGGTGCGCGTGCCGGCCATCGTTTCGCTCGATCCGCCAAACGGTTCCAACGACGTCGAGCCGACTACGGCGTCGCTTCGTGTCACCTTCAGCGTGCCGATGGGCGAAGGAATGTCGTGGACCGGCGGTGGGGCAGAGTTTCCCAAGATTCCCGTCGGGAAAACGGCGAGCTGGTCGGACGACGGTTTGACGTGTACTCTGCCCGTCTCGTTGGAACCGGAGCACGGCTACCAGCTTGGGCTGAACAGCGTGAGCCACAACAACTTCCAGAGCAAGTGGGGCGTGCCGCTGGAAGCGGTCGTGTATAAGTTCCAGACCGGCGCCGCCGCGCACTGA
- a CDS encoding HAD family hydrolase, whose product MLPPDRVVPISTGSVELKRPDFVRGRFRAVLFDFDGTLSLIRRNWQNVMIPMMVDVLASTETVETREELHAHVEEYVMRLNGKQTIYQMMQLAEEVELRGGRPRPPLEYKHQYHDLLWAQIGGRVAGLKSGAIDPEDLTVPGTHRLLERLSQRGLTLWLASGTDLKYVEGELRSLKLEHFFGPRVYGALDNHLAFSKALIIERMIAEMGVSGDELLAFGDGYVEIEETRRVGGVAVGVASEEETRSGVNAWKRQRLLRAGADLIIGDYRCQDELLALLGLA is encoded by the coding sequence ATGTTGCCGCCTGATCGCGTCGTGCCGATTTCCACCGGCTCCGTCGAGCTAAAGCGCCCCGACTTTGTTCGTGGGCGGTTTCGCGCCGTGCTGTTCGATTTCGACGGCACACTGTCGTTGATCCGCCGCAACTGGCAGAACGTCATGATTCCGATGATGGTCGACGTGCTGGCGAGCACCGAGACCGTCGAAACCCGCGAGGAGCTGCACGCTCACGTCGAAGAGTACGTGATGCGGCTCAACGGCAAGCAGACGATCTACCAGATGATGCAGTTGGCCGAAGAGGTCGAATTGCGTGGCGGCCGGCCGCGGCCCCCGCTGGAATACAAGCACCAATACCACGATCTGCTGTGGGCGCAAATTGGCGGTCGCGTGGCCGGGCTGAAATCGGGCGCCATTGACCCGGAGGATCTGACCGTGCCGGGCACGCACCGGCTGCTCGAGCGGCTGAGCCAGCGCGGCTTGACGCTGTGGCTGGCCTCCGGCACGGACTTGAAATATGTCGAAGGCGAGTTGCGGTCGCTCAAGCTCGAACATTTTTTCGGCCCGCGCGTATACGGGGCGCTCGATAACCATCTGGCGTTTTCCAAGGCCCTGATTATCGAGCGGATGATTGCCGAAATGGGAGTCAGCGGCGACGAATTGCTGGCCTTTGGCGACGGCTACGTCGAAATCGAAGAAACGCGCCGCGTGGGCGGGGTGGCGGTGGGCGTGGCCAGCGAAGAAGAGACGCGGTCGGGCGTCAACGCCTGGAAGCGCCAGCGGCTACTGCGGGCGGGGGCCGACCTGATCATCGGCGACTACCGCTGCCAGGACGAGCTGCTGGCACTGCTCGGACTGGCCTGA
- a CDS encoding DUF1559 domain-containing protein, giving the protein MSRRRAFTLVELLVVIAIIGLLVALLLPAVQAAREAARRADCNNHLKQIGLALQNYHSAVGSFPPGRLRCETIPNQGRCYSTYVFLLPYLEQANVRQMFNLLANADSPDPVWPGVNAAACLEQLPVLLCASDQHTTPMPGFEVHNYPLNTGTTFPVSTLNPGGVPVTGVFFENSTIGIKDVLDGSSNTICIGETVISVAGMGENPKGVWDGKPTKGFVLTTGNNNAWSAPELTSYPGQCAPGGQLEQGRGCKWIFGAPGHTMYNHIRAPNDPNIDCRGGGTLSKLGPSVWNLDSHNVTTHSNHPGGVNALSCDGHVQFVTDGISLPIWWALGSRAGGEAVAAP; this is encoded by the coding sequence ATGTCACGCCGCCGGGCCTTCACGCTGGTCGAGTTGCTCGTGGTGATCGCCATTATCGGTTTGCTGGTGGCGCTGTTGCTGCCGGCGGTGCAGGCCGCCCGCGAAGCCGCCCGCCGCGCCGACTGCAACAATCACCTCAAGCAGATCGGCTTGGCCTTGCAAAACTATCATTCGGCCGTCGGCTCCTTTCCGCCGGGCCGGTTGCGGTGCGAGACGATTCCCAACCAAGGGCGCTGCTATTCGACCTATGTCTTTCTGCTGCCCTACCTGGAGCAGGCGAACGTGCGGCAAATGTTCAACCTGCTGGCCAACGCCGACTCGCCCGACCCGGTGTGGCCCGGCGTGAACGCGGCCGCCTGCCTGGAGCAGTTGCCGGTGCTGCTCTGCGCCAGCGATCAGCACACCACCCCCATGCCCGGCTTCGAGGTCCACAACTATCCTCTCAATACCGGCACGACCTTTCCGGTGTCGACGCTCAATCCGGGCGGCGTGCCGGTGACGGGCGTGTTCTTCGAGAATTCGACGATCGGCATCAAAGACGTGCTCGACGGCAGCAGCAACACCATCTGCATCGGCGAGACCGTGATCTCGGTGGCCGGTATGGGCGAAAACCCAAAGGGCGTGTGGGACGGGAAGCCGACGAAGGGTTTCGTGCTGACCACCGGCAACAACAACGCCTGGAGCGCGCCGGAGCTGACGAGCTATCCCGGCCAGTGCGCGCCAGGCGGCCAGCTCGAACAGGGGCGCGGCTGCAAATGGATTTTCGGCGCTCCCGGGCACACAATGTACAACCACATTCGCGCGCCGAACGACCCGAATATCGACTGCCGCGGCGGCGGGACGCTCAGCAAGCTGGGGCCGAGCGTCTGGAACCTCGATTCGCACAACGTGACCACTCACAGCAATCATCCGGGCGGCGTGAACGCGCTTTCCTGCGACGGCCACGTGCAGTTCGTGACCGACGGCATCAGCTTGCCCATCTGGTGGGCCCTGGGCAGCCGCGCCGGCGGCGAAGCGGTCGCCGCGCCGTGA
- a CDS encoding BlaI/MecI/CopY family transcriptional regulator, whose translation MSSREKPPVALSAAEWEVMKLFWERGPMAARDLYAALPKRRGWAYKTVKTLLSRLVAKEALAYDQVGNSYLYRPAVDREAMTRQEVRGVFQKLASEALSPVLAHFIDEADLSDVEIRELKRRLDEKRSLPGTKRGQERPR comes from the coding sequence GTGTCCTCGCGCGAAAAACCGCCGGTCGCCCTCTCGGCCGCGGAATGGGAAGTGATGAAGCTCTTTTGGGAGCGCGGGCCGATGGCCGCCCGCGACCTCTACGCCGCGCTGCCAAAGCGGCGCGGCTGGGCCTACAAGACCGTCAAGACGCTCCTCTCCCGTCTCGTCGCCAAGGAGGCGCTGGCCTACGATCAGGTGGGAAATTCGTATCTCTATCGGCCGGCCGTCGATCGAGAAGCCATGACCCGCCAGGAGGTGCGCGGCGTGTTCCAAAAACTGGCCAGCGAGGCGTTGTCGCCGGTGCTGGCCCATTTCATCGACGAGGCCGATCTCTCCGACGTCGAAATCCGCGAGCTCAAGCGCCGGCTCGACGAGAAACGAAGTCTACCGGGCACGAAACGCGGCCAGGAAAGACCGAGGTGA
- a CDS encoding sigma-70 family RNA polymerase sigma factor yields MPTVDIGQLVAEHHASVYRYAFRLTGAVCDAEDLTQQTFLAAHVNLAQLRQAEHARGWLFTILRHNYAKFRSKRLPLSASGFDVDLDAVAEEVPTELVVDPERLQQAIDELPDDFKIVVLMFYFEECSYREIAERLGLPAGTVMSRLARAKARLRAKLTEPDEIPVSLAARAE; encoded by the coding sequence ATGCCAACCGTGGATATCGGTCAACTCGTGGCCGAACACCATGCCTCGGTTTATCGCTATGCTTTCCGACTGACCGGTGCGGTCTGCGATGCCGAAGACCTGACGCAGCAGACGTTTCTGGCCGCGCATGTGAATCTGGCGCAACTCCGCCAAGCGGAACATGCGCGGGGCTGGTTGTTTACCATCCTACGCCACAACTATGCCAAATTCCGAAGCAAGCGATTGCCGCTGTCGGCCAGCGGGTTCGATGTCGACCTCGATGCCGTTGCGGAGGAAGTCCCTACCGAGCTGGTCGTCGATCCGGAACGTTTGCAGCAGGCCATCGATGAACTGCCGGATGACTTCAAGATCGTCGTGCTGATGTTCTACTTCGAAGAATGCTCTTACCGCGAGATCGCCGAGCGGCTCGGGCTGCCGGCGGGAACCGTGATGAGCCGGTTGGCACGGGCCAAAGCACGGTTGCGGGCAAAACTCACGGAACCGGACGAAATACCCGTGTCGTTAGCCGCCAGGGCCGAGTAG